The stretch of DNA CACAAAGTTGCAAAACGTTTGGTTATGTGGCCCCATCGAGGTCGGTGCACCTACAGTTATTCACACCTATTAATTACATAGACATGCAAAGAAGACAAAGGACGGCGAGCCTGTCATAGGCATGCTGCTTCGTAGCGATGCCCTACAAAGGCTCGCGGTTCCGCGCCTTTCATTCAAATTACCATGGGCTGGTCTGTTGTAGGTGTGTTGCCTCTTTCAAAGACGTACATTGTACTCTTTCCCTGGATACCTCATGGAGGAGTCGAGTGGCATACAAATGTCCTTCCATACGGTTCTGCTCTTACGCCCATTCTTGATGACCGCTGGAAGTGCTCTTCCAGAAGCGCGCTTACTACTACTAACATGGTTAATTACCTGGTATCATAGATCATACTGCCGCGTGCTTCggtgcgcctctgcgactgTGATCCCGATCGAAGTTCCTGGTGGCATTCGTATGCCGCTGTTCTATATATTGACTGCATGCAAGTGGTTAAAATTAGTATTTtgggagagaggcgccccGGCGCGGTATCTTCTTTGAAACATTCTGTCATCCCTATATCACATTAGAAACGCCCACGGGAACTCCTGCTAAGCGATCAAAGAGTCCGAAAACCCGAATCTCCGACATACAGATCTCGACTTCTGTTTGTTCTAGATCGCTTTAAACATTGAGTCCCGACGCACGGATGCTAGTCGTTAACTTGCACTTCCTTGTCCCTAGCCACTGTCAATCACTGTCCACCATATAGGTAATGTATACACTTTATTGAGACGCGGTGCGCAGGCCCTTACGCAAAACGGATTTATCCCGACGGAGCTTACACGGAACTTTCGGGAATACCCGCCTCGCCAGCGCAAGTAGTCGTAATCGCCAGGCACTCTCTGTCACGCAGTCTGTTTGCACGCATGAGGTGGACAGCTGCCGCATCCCAGCCACCGAAGCCAAATCTATTATCCTGCATGGCTGGAAAATACTGCTAGCTCGGAAGCAGTTTCCCTCTCGTGAATTTACTCAGCACCATCCAGGTGCGCGTTGATGCATGCGACATGCAACATCGAGGATAGGCGACGTCGCGGCAAATAAAGAACGGAGTGACACGAACTCTGCGACTATATTTCGTATGCTTCACTTTTGCGGGACATGTTTCCCTGAAGGCGCTTAGTATCTTCAAGTCCATCACTGGCTTCGACACGCGGGCTGCAGTGAATTTCCTGCCGGCGCTCTAGTCATCGCGCTGGCGCTTCGGTATTCTTTCATACAGACACGCTCAAATAGGCAAGAGAGCCTGGACACCCTTTAACTTTTTACCGTCTCTGCCGTGATGCCACTGCGGCGCATAACAATGTCGTTGCCTCTTGATTGACCTCACCATGCTCTCTGCTCGTTACGTCATCCTTTATCTTGCTTGTACAGTGCGGTTGGCAGGGGAAGCGTATTCGAGGTCATGGCCACGGAACTACCTCCCTCTGTGATATTTCCTCCAGTATCGACTAGGTCCTTCTTTCACTTTCACGTCACGGGGTGCCGTTGCCCGCCTGGCGAATCCAGCCGCAGGTCCAAATTTGTCTCTTTTTACAACCAGCTTTTTGAACAACTAAGCTGTGCGGATTCTCCTTCGGTTTGGAGTCAGTCTCGCCGTCTCGGAGGAGGCACAATGTTCGCGAAGCGGGCGCCGAAAAGACAGGACCGCAGGGGTCCGATATcgcaggaagcagagacggaAGCGGCTGGAGGGGAGACCTCTTCTCGTACCGAAGTGACTGGATCCAAGGCTGGTGGAGACGGGCGTGAAGGCAGTGTTGAGAATTTGGTCAAAGCGGTGAAGAAACAGCGGATGACAACCCCGGGAAAGCACTTCATCCAGGCGGTAGGTCACGGGCGTCCAAGTTATACACTGTCAAGGTGCCTCTGTATCTTTGCGTGCCTATGGGCGCTCTGGGTGGCGAAAAACTGCTCTATTTTGGCATGCGTTCTGCCTTTTGAGTGGCTTCCATTATCAGCAACGGTTCGAACGCGAGCAGACGTCGTAATGTTGAATAGCGCTCGCCAGTAGCACATCATGAAAGGCGGTGATGGACTGGGAGATACGGATATGGCTTAGCGACGGGGAAAGCTGTACATCAGACGACTGACCCATAGCTCGAGGGCTCTGCAGAGTACCACAAAACAACCTTAGACTGCTACCGGGAAGACCGATCATGAGAGTTTTTGCGTAGGACTGTCGGGCATGCAGGCGTTTGTACGTATGCCTTAACAGAGGATGGCAACACCCACACTGTACCTGTGGTGGGCATCCTGGTGGCTCTGAATCCCTGCTGTCGCAGACCAGCTGCTGACGCTGTTTACCCTTTTCGGTGTGCTGTTTTCAGGTTTCCGAAAGGCGGAAACACACGGCCGAGGAGACACTCCATGGCTTCAAAAGTGATCGCAAGCTTGTGAGTCCAGTGCTTTCTTGCCGTATGACGGTAAATGCTGGAAAACTTATTGGTACTGTGCACTCGCATTTTCCAGGGAGTGGTCAATAAGCTCGATGAATTTGTCGGTGGTGCTCGGGTAGCAGTGCACATGCCGATACGCGCTGAATGTATATTCGTATTTACGGTCTCGGTGCGGGTCAGCCATTCCACAGAGGTTATCTTGATCCAGCAGACGCCAGTCTTTATCGCGGTTCTGATCCTCAGGAATCGAAGACACGTGTCGATCGGGTCGTGCACAGATCAGAGCGTAGTGTAGATCGGGGATGCGCTGCAAAAACACGTTTTAGGAGTGTTTGAACCTTCTTTTCACACGTGTGGCGAATACGTCTGTTTTCGGATGTTTGGCTGCTTTTACCAACGTACACCCCCTCCAGTTGTGCTTGCGTCCGAAGTGAGTGACCACTCCCGTAGGATTTTCTATATTCCGTCTTGGAGTCGGCGCCATGACTTGATACTCTCTTGCTCGCTCCTCAGACCTTGCACAACGACAACCGAGCGACAGCAGTGTTTGATGCGGATACTGACAAGGCCCATGACCACCGAGCAATTCTCGAGAGGAATGCTGAGATTGGAGAAAAGATCGAGAAAGGCGAGCTCGAAGCAGGCATTTACCGCGGGCAGGGCGCCCACCGCGTGTATGTGAAGAGGCGGGAGGGTGCTTTGTCGCACGCAAAAACAACCGGTCTGTATGGCCCGGTGCGCGGCACGAACAACGTCCGCATGACCATGTATGTGGACTACAACCCGGAGATTTGCAAGGACTACAAGGAAACGGGTTACTGTGGATTTGGCAATACGTGCAAGTTCCTGCACGACAGAACTGATTATAAGGGTGGATGGCAAATCGAACGGGAGTGGCAACAGCTccagaagagaaaacaggcAAGTGCACAGCTCTGCAGTGTGTCTTTTCGCAGTCAGCTGCCCGTTCTTGACTTCACTGTTGGACATGTGCGCTCAATGCCTCCGTTTAGCTGCTTTAAGTCACGCGGGTCCAGATCATGCAATGCGTGTACAGACACCGCAGCACATTCTCGTCTCCAGGATCACACATTCATGCGCTTCATTTTCTGTTTCGCGTCTGTTGCCGCGTACCGGGCTTACGCAAAACGACCACGCAACCCGCACGGGACGTAGTCGGACATTGATACTCGCCGTTTTTCGACGGCCGGTGAggatgcatgtgtgtgtccTCTCCTGGTGTCGTTCTTTCTCGCCTGTCGCAGGAGAAGCTCCGCCGCATCGCAGAAGGGCTTGCAAGCAGTGACGATGACACGGATAAAAACAGTgagagcagcgacgcgagcgaagatgaagaaggctTACCGTTCGCGTGTTTGAAATGCAGGCAAAAATGGACTGAAGAGATGAACCCTGTGGTCACCCGCTGTGGACACTACTTTTGTGAAACATGCGCATACTCACACTATAGCACGAGCATTAAATGTTACCAGTGTGGAAAGGAAACTCAGGGAATCTTCAATGCTGCCTTCGATTTGCTCAAGAAAGTAAAGAACATTGAAGCGGATAGAGCTCGCAAAGCACAGCGGCgaaagcagcgaagaggcgaccACGCAGAAGCCTCAGACGACGATGCGCAATCCGAGGACGACGGGAAGACCAGCCAGTCTGATACAGAAGGGGCAGATGATGGTCGGTCTGATGGAAGctcggagaaggcggagaatgAGAGTAGTTCTGATGGTGAGGGTGGCCAAGCGGAAGGTGCCGAATCGAGGAACTCAGATGGTAGCGAGGACGAGCAAGGTGGAGACCCCGACGATAACAAGTAGAGACGTTTCtgcggaagaggagacagccaAGGCCGCACCGGCCTTCTTCAGTAGTCGTTTGTTCCTTACGTGGTGTCTTGTTCTTTCCTCCTTCGTCATTCGCTGGTGCGTTGAATAAGGTGGCATCTACGGCTTGTCAGATTGTGGCGAGCTCGCGAGGCCTTCTTCCTGATCGGTTTGTGCCCAGAACGAAAAGCTTTCTTCACTTTTAGTGTGAAAAGGGTTCAGCTCTCACCCTATGGACTACGGGAATGCCTAGTGGTTTCGCGAAGTTAAGACACCGGTGGTCGTGTAGTAGCGAATGGTGATGTCCCCAATCATGCGGGCAGAGAGGCCTTCCCTGTGGACATGTCTAGAACTGCTCAGGACGTGGGTGCGTGACCGGGGGTGCCTCTCTAGTCCTTTCGGAGCAACAACGCTATCAGACCCCACAGTCACTGCCCAGTGTGGCGACAGAGCGACGAAATCGCTGCCACACGATGGATCCGCCTGCTTGAAAGCGCTGTTTTGAAACCGCTCGGTGCCCCGCAGCAATTACAGTGCAAGATTTCCATTGGGATACTGATTTCGGCAAAACAGGTTTCCGTTTCTCAGGCTCGCTGTAAACTTCCCATGCCGATAGCCACACACCCTGTGCCACACAATACTGCAGTAACAATCTGGCTCAGCACAGTAAGAGCATGTCTTTGTCTTCTCCCAAGAGACACGGTGCGCCTGCTGCACCAATGCAGAAGTGAGACTCACAGCTAACCTGGCACGGTCGCTGCACCCCGGCCAACGCCTCATTTAAGCAGACCCGTGGTACGAAACCTGCACCAATACTGCCGTGCGAGCTACCTACACAAGCAGACGCCGTAGGCCCGCCTTGTCTGGCGCAGAGTGAAGACAACAGCGCGCGATTAGTTCTATTTCGCGTGATTCAGTGGTGGCTTGCTAGGTGAAAGTCTGTCTAGCTTTGTGTCAGTGGCTCGACTGCTATGTTCTACTTCGCTGAGTGCGTGTGTTCGTTCCGCAAAGCTGCATTGCGCTCGGTGCCGCGGACGGAGTGTGAGCTATGGCGTTGAGCACACACATGCGcacgcaggccgccggcgttATGCATGCTGCCTTTAGCAGCTCATTGTTCAATTCCGTAAGAATCTTCGGCTCAAACCTCCGTGTTGTTAGCAGAAGTTTTCTTTCGACATTGTGGACAGAGGAAATCGTCTCGCTATGCCGCCAGTGCcgctgcgcgcatgcagtcccTTCAGGACTCATTTGCGATGCGGAACAACGGAAGGCCGTCTGTTTTGCCAAAGTGGGATGGAAGCCCTAAAACACAGATGTCGACTCAGGCCCCTCTGCAGGTCCTTCATGGGTTCATTTGAACTTGGGCACATTGGAGCCATATGCTAGCAGGCGGCGAAAGCCGGAGAGATAGCACGCTAGAAACAGcgggcatgcatgcaaaaAAATACATGCTATTTTCGTTTGCGGATGAAGCGGTTGCGCTGTCTTCCGTCTGAGACACAAACAGACAAAAAAACAGCAATTTGAGGACTCCCTCATCTGGGGATGCATTTCTGGTCCGCGGTGAACACGTCTTAACTTCCACTCGAATGTGGGGAAGTGAGTTACGTGCATTTTCGTACTTGGGAGTTGTGTTCGAGTGCGACCTTGTGCCAGATTGCTGCGAaccgtctgctgctgctgctggcggatGTGCGCCCCAGACAAATCCCTCCCTCTCTTATATTGACCTTTAGGGGCAAAGGAAGCGTAGTGGCGCCTTCTAGCCATACTGTCTTGCCTTC from Besnoitia besnoiti strain Bb-Ger1 chromosome V, whole genome shotgun sequence encodes:
- a CDS encoding zinc finger (CCCH type) motif-containing protein (encoded by transcript BESB_060050); this encodes MFAKRAPKRQDRRGPISQEAETEAAGGETSSRTEVTGSKAGGDGREGSVENLVKAVKKQRMTTPGKHFIQAVSERRKHTAEETLHGFKSDRKLTLHNDNRATAVFDADTDKAHDHRAILERNAEIGEKIEKGELEAGIYRGQGAHRVYVKRREGALSHAKTTGLYGPVRGTNNVRMTMYVDYNPEICKDYKETGYCGFGNTCKFLHDRTDYKGGWQIEREWQQLQKRKQASAQLCSVSFRSQLPEKLRRIAEGLASSDDDTDKNSESSDASEDEEGLPFACLKCRQKWTEEMNPVVTRCGHYFCETCAYSHYSTSIKCYQCGKETQGIFNAAFDLLKKVKNIEADRARKAQRRKQRRGDHAEASDDDAQSEDDGKTSQSDTEGADDGRSDGSSEKAENESSSDGEGGQAEGAESRNSDGSEDEQGGDPDDNK